Genomic segment of Ralstonia pickettii:
TGACCGCAACCACATCCTCGACGATGTATTGCGTGGTGCGGTGTTTGCCATCGCGGCGCTGGTCATCGGGGTTGAGCCTTCGCAGTACGTGCTGCTGGTCGCCATTTCACAGTTGCTGCAGAGTCTTCAGCATGCCAACGTGCGGCTGCATTTCGGCTGGCTCGGCGACCGGCTGCTGATCTCGCCCCGCTTTCATCGGCTGCATCACGCCATCGGGCTGGGGCACGAGGTGCCCGGCAAGCCTGGTGTGCTGGGCGGATGCAATTTTGGCGTGCTGTTCCCATGGTGGGACATGCTGTTCGGCACCGCCATCTTCTCGCCGGAGTACCACGCCACCGGTATCCGCGATCAGCTTCCCGCGCCCCACGGGCACTCGCGCGACTACGGGCGCGGCGTGCTGCGTCAGCAGTGGCTCGGCGTTAAGCGCCTGTTCGGTCGCGCCTAAGGCCTTCGCGGGGCGGCGCCTGCGTAATTTCTGCGCGCTGTGCTAGGCTGTCCGCTCCCGGATTTTCCGACTTCTGCATGAACGACCTGATTCGCTCATTTGGCCGCGCGCTGCTTTCGCAACTGCATCCGCGCATGCTGTTCCTGACTGTCATGCCGTTTGTCGTGGCTGTCGTTGTTTGGGGCGGCGTGCTGTATTTTGGCTGGGATGCCATGAACGGCATGGCCCGTAACGCCGTGGAAGGCTGGGCTTTCATGGGCTGGATCAAGAGCGGCCTGAACGCCATTGGCATGGCGGGGCTGTGGTCGGCCATCGCGCCGCTGCTCGTCATCACCTTGCTCGTTCCGGTGATCGTTGTGTCGATTCTTGTGCTGGTCAGCGTTGCGTCGGTGCCGGTGGTCATGCGTTTTCTTGATCGGAGCTATCCGCAGCTCGAACGTCGCAAGGGCGGCTCGTTGCTGGGCAGCCTGACGCATGCGCTGCTGTGCACGCTGGTGGTCATTCTCGTGGCCATCGTCACGCTGCCGTTGTGGCTGATCCCGCCATTCTTCGCGCTGATCCCGCCGCTGCTATGGGGTTGGCTTACATACCGCTTGATGACGTACGACGCGCTCGCTGACCACGCTACCGCTGAAGAGCGCCGCGCGATCATGCAGCGCTATCGGCTGCCGCTCCTTGGCATTGGCGTGGCCGTTGGCATGCTGGGCTCGGCGCCGACGCTGCTGTGGGTATCGTCGGTGGTGACGATTGTGCTGTTTCCGATCATCGCCATCGCGGTCATCTGGCTGTATGTGCTCATCTTTATTTTCTCGGCGCTGTGGTTCGGACATTTCTGCTTGCGTGCGCTGACGCGTCTGCGAGCCGAAGCGCCGCCTGCGCGTATGGTCGAGGCCAGCGTCATCGAGGTCACGACCATCGAACTGCCTCGCGAATAATCAGAAACCATCGGAACTGACATGGCTTTCGGCATGATCATCATCGGCGACGAGATTCTCTCCGGCCGCCGCGAAGACAAACACCTGCGCAAGCTGATCGAAGTGCTGGGCGAGCGCGGCCTGGCGTTGGAATGGGCCGAGTACGTCGGCGACGAGCCAGCGCGCATCACGAACGTACTCAAGCGGACGTTCGCCAGCGATGACGTGGTGTTCTGCACCGGCGGCATCGGCGCCACGCCCGATGACCACACACGCCAATGCGCCGCGGCTGCGCTGGGCGTGCCGTTGGAGCTGCATCCGGAAGCGCGCGAGCAGATCACGCTGCGCATCATCGAGTCGGCCAACGGCGACCCGGTCAAGGCGGACGTCTCAACGCCCGAAAACCAGCACCGCTTCAAGATGGGCGAGTTTCCGCAGGGCGCGCGCATCATCCCCAACAGCTATAACCGCATCCCCGGTTTCTCGGTCGCGCATCACCATTTCATGCCGGGCTTCCCGGTGATGGCGTGGCCGATGATGGAGTGGGTGCTCGACACCTATTACGCCGATCAATTCCACCGCGCGCCGCGCGAGGAGCGCTCGTTCCTGGTGTTTGGCCTGCCGGAGTCGCGGCTTACACCGCTGATGGAGCGCATCGAAGCGGAGTTCGATGGCGTGAAGGTCTTCAGTCTGCCCAGCGTGGGGGATGCAGCGCGCGGTGAGCGCTATGCCCGCTCGCACATCGACCTGGGCGTCAAGGGCTCACCGGAAGCCGTGGCGCGCGCCTATGCGATGCTGCGAGAGGGCGCGGTGGCGCTGGGTGGTGAGATTTTCGAGGCGGACGCCAGCGCGGCGTCCTGACGCTCACCGGCGCGCCTCAGGCACCGTGCCAGGGCAGGCCTCGGAAACACCAGCCCTCCACGGTCTTGCGATGGCCTTCGGTGTCTTTTGCACCCTCAAAACCTTCCAGCACATCCATGGCTGCCGCGTAACCGGCCTGTGCGGCGGCCGTTGCTGCATGCTTGGAGCGCGCTGCGCTGCGGCACAGGAACAGCACTGGCGCATCTTTCGGCACGGCAGCCTCGAGCGCGCTCAGGAAGTTGGCGTTGCGCGCGCCGCCCGGATACTGATTCCACTCCACATGGACAAACTGGCCCGGCGAAATGTCGGGCGTGCCAACCCAGTCGAGTTCAGCGCGCGTGCGCACGTCCACCAGGCGCGCCTGCGGGTCGGCGGCCAACAACGCGGCAGCCTCTTGCGGCGACAGCGCGCCGAAGTACGGCAGCTGGTCTGCCTCACGGCGGGCGGCGGCAGCCTCTAGCAGGGACTCGCGGGTCAGCGTGGTGGCAGTCATGGTGATCAGGGGCGGGTGAAAGAGGAAGCCATCATTTTAGCGCCGCCGTCACATAGCGCGGGCGAAAATCCCCGCGATGGTGCGTGCACGACCCACTTGCACAAAAGAGGTGCGGATAGCATTTTCATGCACCGTTTATGTGCGTTGGCTCTGCTGCTTGAACAGCCTTAGCCCTATCAGCGGGAATTCGGCGGGAGGCGGTTCGGCCGGATTGCAGGGCGTGCGCACCGTGTCAGGCATGGGCTGACGCAGTGCTGCACTGTTTGCGGGAGTGCTTGCCTGTTGTTGGGCCGGAATTGGCATAGTTTCTGCTAAGATTCCCGCGGTCTTTTTCAGGGGCGTCCGTCCGTGTCGGACGACCTTGCTGGAAAGAAGATGTTTCGGAGTGAGGGCGGGTTGCGGCCGATTGCGCAGCGATCCGTCACACAACCGGCTCACAATACTTTGCGTTATTGCGCTACCAGGAGAATGGCATGTCCCAAAGCATTGCAGACGTGATGAAGCTCGTGAAGGAAAACGACGTCAAGTTCGTCGATTTCCGCTTCACCGATACCAAGGGTAAGGAGCAGCACGTCTCGGTCCCCGTTTCGCATTTCGACGAAGACAAGTTCGAAAGCGGTCACGCATTCGACGGCTCGTCGATCGCCGGCTGGAAAGGCATCGAAGCGTCGGACATGCTGCTGGTGCCGGATGCAAACACCGCGCACATCGACCCGTTCTACGAAGAGCCGACCCTGGTCCTGACCTGCGACGTGGTCGAGCCGTCGGACGGCAAGGGCTACGACCGCGACCCGCGCTCGATCGCCAAGCGCGCTGAAGCCTACCTGAAGAGCACCGGCCTGGGCGACACCGCCTACTTTGGTCCGGAACCCGAATTCTTCATCTTCGACGGCGTGACCTGGAACATCGACATGCAGGGTTGCTTCGTGAAGATCAATTCCGAAGAAGCTCCGTGGTCGTCGGGCAAGGAGTTCGAACACGGCAACTCGGGCCACCGTCCGGGCAAGAAGGGCGGCTACTTCCCGGTTGCCCCGATCGACACGTTCCAAGACATGCGCTCGGAAATGTGCCTGATCCTGGAATCGCTGGGTATTCCCGTTGAAGTGCACCACCACGAAGTGGCAGGCCAAGGTCAGAACGAAATCGGCACGAAGTTCAGCACGCTGGTGCAACGCGCCGACTGGACCCAGCTGCAAAAGTACGTGATCCAGAACGTCGCGCACACCTATGGCAAGACGGCGACGTTCATGCCGAAGCCGGTCGTGGGCGACAACGGTTCGGGCATGCACGTTCACCAGTCGGTGTGGAAGGACGGCCAGAACCTGTTCGCAGGCAACGGCTACGCTGGTCTGTCGGAGTTCGCGCTGTACTACATCGGCGGCATCATCAAGCACGCCCGCGCGCTGAATGCCCTCACCAACCCGGGTACGAACTCGTACAAGCGTCTGGTGCCGGGCTTCGAGGCTCCGGTCAAGCTGGCTTACTCGGCACGTAACCGTTCGGCCTCGATCCGCATTCCGTACGTTGCGAACCCGAAGGGCCGTCGTATCGAGACCCGCTTCCCGGATCCGCTGATGAACCCGTACCTGGGCTTCTCGGCGCTGCTGATGGCCGGTCTGGATGGCGTGCAGAACAAGATCCACCCGGGCGAAGCTGCCGACAAGAACCTGTACGACCTGCCGCCGGAAGAAGACGCAAAGATCCCGACCGTGTGCTCGAGCCTGGATCAGGCCCTCGAGTACCTGGACAAGGACCGCGAATTCCTGACCCGCGGTGGGGTGTTCTCCAACGCCATGCTCGACGCCTACATCGAGCTGAAGATGGAAGAAGTCACGCGCTTCCGCATGACGACGCACCCGCTCGAGTTCGAGATGTACTACTCGCTGTAATGTGCGAGCGTCCCGGGCAATGTGTCGGGGCGAAGAGACGGTTGTGAGAGGGGGGGCGGCGCAGGTCGCCCTTCCTTTTTGTGAAGCGGAGTTTTGTGGCTAGAATGAGCGTCCGCCGGACTCCGGCGCCCGATCGACGTATCCGCCAGGTTCCATTCATGTTCCGTCCTTCCCCACGCATCGCATCTGGGCTGCTTGCCGCCGCTGCGGCGGTGTTTGCCACGCTGTCCGTGCAGGCTCCCGCGTACGCTGATGATGTCTATCTGTGCACCGGTCCGAACGGCGTGCCGGAGTACCGCAACAGTGGCAACGTGAAGGGCTGCAAGAAGTTGACGCTGCCCGATGTGGTGACCGTGCCTGGCACGCGCAGCCCGCGCAGTGCGGGTGCTGCACCCGCACCGGCGCAAAACAATGCAGGCGGTGGCTTCCCCCGCGTGGACAACGCCACGCAGAAGGCGCGTGACGGCGAACGCCGCCAGGTGCTGGAGGCCGAGCTGGCAGACGAGGAGCGCAAGCTCCAGGCGTTGAAGGCCGAATATAACAACGGTCAACCCGAGCGCCAGGGCAACGAACGTAACTATCAGAAGTATCTGGACCGCACCGCGCAGTTGAAGGGCGACATCGAACGCAGCCAGGCTGAGCTTGCCCCCGCAAAACGAATCCCTTGCTGAGGTTAAACTGAAGCAAGGAGAGATGTGATGACAAGCAAGACAAAGCGGGCGCAGTACACGCTGGAATTCAAGCTGGAAGCGGTACGGCTGGTGAAGAGCGGGCAGAGCATGGCAGTGGTTAGCGCGACCCTGGGCATCAGAGCGCAGACGCTGCATAACTGGGTCAAGGCGGAGCGGGAAGGCAAGCTGACTGGTGCGGGTATGAAGCCGGTCAGCCCGGAGCAGATGGAGCTGGCCCGGCTTCGGGCGGAGGTGGCGCGCTTGAAGATGGAGCGCGATATTTTAAAAAAAGCCGCAGCATACTTTGCGAAGGAGTCGGTGTGAGGTATGCGTTCATCGAGCGAAACCGACGTTACTGGCCGGTCTCGGTCCTGTGTGAGCTGTTAGGGGTCAGCCCCAGCGGCTATCACCAGCGCAAGCAACGCACAGTAAGCACCGACAGGCCAGATAGAGGCCGACTCAGTGACGATGCCTTGTTGGCCCACATCAAGGCGATTCACGCCGGGGTCAAGGGGGAGTACGGCTGGCCGCGCATGTGGAAGGAACTGCTGGCGCGTGGGGTGCGGGTGGG
This window contains:
- a CDS encoding 3-hydroxylaminophenol mutase, translating into MSQSIADVMKLVKENDVKFVDFRFTDTKGKEQHVSVPVSHFDEDKFESGHAFDGSSIAGWKGIEASDMLLVPDANTAHIDPFYEEPTLVLTCDVVEPSDGKGYDRDPRSIAKRAEAYLKSTGLGDTAYFGPEPEFFIFDGVTWNIDMQGCFVKINSEEAPWSSGKEFEHGNSGHRPGKKGGYFPVAPIDTFQDMRSEMCLILESLGIPVEVHHHEVAGQGQNEIGTKFSTLVQRADWTQLQKYVIQNVAHTYGKTATFMPKPVVGDNGSGMHVHQSVWKDGQNLFAGNGYAGLSEFALYYIGGIIKHARALNALTNPGTNSYKRLVPGFEAPVKLAYSARNRSASIRIPYVANPKGRRIETRFPDPLMNPYLGFSALLMAGLDGVQNKIHPGEAADKNLYDLPPEEDAKIPTVCSSLDQALEYLDKDREFLTRGGVFSNAMLDAYIELKMEEVTRFRMTTHPLEFEMYYSL
- a CDS encoding EI24 domain-containing protein: MNDLIRSFGRALLSQLHPRMLFLTVMPFVVAVVVWGGVLYFGWDAMNGMARNAVEGWAFMGWIKSGLNAIGMAGLWSAIAPLLVITLLVPVIVVSILVLVSVASVPVVMRFLDRSYPQLERRKGGSLLGSLTHALLCTLVVILVAIVTLPLWLIPPFFALIPPLLWGWLTYRLMTYDALADHATAEERRAIMQRYRLPLLGIGVAVGMLGSAPTLLWVSSVVTIVLFPIIAIAVIWLYVLIFIFSALWFGHFCLRALTRLRAEAPPARMVEASVIEVTTIELPRE
- a CDS encoding rhodanese-like domain-containing protein, with amino-acid sequence MTATTLTRESLLEAAAARREADQLPYFGALSPQEAAALLAADPQARLVDVRTRAELDWVGTPDISPGQFVHVEWNQYPGGARNANFLSALEAAVPKDAPVLFLCRSAARSKHAATAAAQAGYAAAMDVLEGFEGAKDTEGHRKTVEGWCFRGLPWHGA
- a CDS encoding competence/damage-inducible protein A; translation: MAFGMIIIGDEILSGRREDKHLRKLIEVLGERGLALEWAEYVGDEPARITNVLKRTFASDDVVFCTGGIGATPDDHTRQCAAAALGVPLELHPEAREQITLRIIESANGDPVKADVSTPENQHRFKMGEFPQGARIIPNSYNRIPGFSVAHHHFMPGFPVMAWPMMEWVLDTYYADQFHRAPREERSFLVFGLPESRLTPLMERIEAEFDGVKVFSLPSVGDAARGERYARSHIDLGVKGSPEAVARAYAMLREGAVALGGEIFEADASAAS